TTTTGGGCAGAACGGCAGAGGCTATGCCGGAGTCTGGCTGTCCAGTACTGGAGGGGAATCATTTTCGCTGCTGATTGATACAGCCTCGCTGCCGGAACCCATGACAAATCCGGGATTTTTCAATAACCTGCAGTACCCCCAGCTTAATGCAGGCAGAATTTTCATTGTCAACGAAGGAGACAACAGACTGTTCAGCTTCAGTCCTGAAAACAACGACCTCCGTTACAGCGGATTGATGTTACAGTCCTGCCTGATCAGCCGTGGGATCGCCTGGTTTATGGACAGTTCAAGCAGGCTTTTTTTCACAACTGATGGCGCTGTTACTTATCAGATGTATAAAGATTACGGCTCTTCTCCTTCTGCCCCTGTCCTCTACCAGGACGCCTGTTTTAACAATTACATGCTCTGGGAAACCGACACCCTGGAAATCCATTCCCTGACTACTGGTAACCGCCTGGAGCAATATTTCCCGGGTAATTTTCAGCATTTCCTCCAGGGCAGCACCGAAATTTACGGCTATGGCAGTTCAGGTCTCTACCACCTTGAAAAAAACGCAGCCAGAAACTCTTACATACCATTCGGCAGGGAAGGCATCAATGACTGGAAACAAATCCAGTCCGGCAGCATCAGTAAAGCCTGGCTGTTCGAAGACCTGATCATCGTCCAGGGCAGTTCCGGAGAACACCAGTATTTCGACAATGCTGACCAGCAGTGGAAAGATCTGGCTGAACTCTGGCCAGGCGGCCCCAGTACATATGGCAAAATTGTCTGTATTTATCTGGTGGGCCAGGAATACTGGGTTACAGCCACCACTGGCGGAACCTCGGTAAGGCTTTACCACAGCCTCGATTCCGGCGCTTCCTGGACATATTGTCCGGAAAGACATGGAGCAGCTAGTGGTCCGTTTTTACTGGGTGACAGTGATTTTAACACTCCGTTCATTTATTACAGAGAATAAAGGATCAGTTCTCAATTCTTCTCCGGATTTACCGATAAACATCTCATGAAACAGCTGGAAGATTTTGCTTTTCTGACAATCACGATTCTATTGATGGTAGTAATATTCCTGCTCTGACCATCAATTTCCTAGTAATCTGCTTGAATAAAAACTTTTCTGTTTCGAATCAACGACGGATTTGATAACTCCGTCGGATAATTTTTTTCCGGAGTTCAACAGATTGGAGATCACAAATTCATTCAATGGTTCCGGATAACAGTTGAAAATCTCCAGAGAGATTTCTGCTGTCCCGATGTAAAAATCAGAGAGCAGTTTCAGGTCCAGGCTTAGATCCCCTAGAGCCGTAATTTCCTTTTGAAAAAAGTAACGATAACCAGCATTCCCTAAAAAGAGAAGCCTGTCAAACATTTTCTCCTGCTCTCCGTTACCCTGATTAACCCCTCTCCTCAGGACCATGAAAAGATACAGCCTGCGTTGATCGTTACTGGCAGTTCCTGTTGCCACTTCCTGCCGTAAATTCTCAAGTGCCTTTATTCTGTCAGTCTGGAACATGGAAGCTGCTGCCCATTCGTCTTCACCCGCCGGAGATTGTACCTCTTCTGTGTAACTGCCTGTTATGAAAGCTGAGACTCTGCCGATTTCAGCAGTGCTGCAGATGTCTGCAGGAGGAGTTGCACCTTCCAGCTTATAAGACAGAATGGCTTTTTCTTTCAGGTATTTCTTGTCATTCGTATTCTCGAACAACAAATCGCAGTATCTTTTTTCCTGATCCCTGTCCAGCCCGGCATAGAATTTTTTTAATTCCAGGAGCCACTGAATTTTCTGTTCTTTGGTGACCTTTTCCAGATTTTTTTCATAAATCCGGATCCGCACTTCTTCGGTGAATCGGCCGATCAGAGAAGCAATTCCAGGTGTGATCCGGCTGCAGTCTGCAAGGTCAGTTTTCCATTCTGTCCGGTCAAACAGCATTTCCAGGGATAAAGACAATTCCTGATCACTCCGGCTTTTTCCGGTTGTCAAAGCAGATCCAAGGTCTGCCCATTTTTCAGAGGAAAAGAAATGCCTGAACTCTGTTAAAATGCCAATCCAGGAAACTTTCGGCTTTTTTAACAGCCAGCCAGCGAAACCGTCGACATCAGATGCCAGAGCTAAAAATTCAGGTGTCTCCTGCTGTTCCCCGAATCGTTTCTCAATTCCTGAAAGGATCCAGGTGGCAAGGTCATAGTTCCCTACTGCCTTCAGGAACGAAACGCATGCCTTCAGGCTGGAATAAAGTTGCGGTCCTTCCTTCCGGACCCTGTCGTATTCTTCGAGCAGTCCGGAAATCACGGCTTGAGCCTGTTCGTATTTCTGGCTGATCACTGCCTGCTTGAATTTAAGGCAGTCATAACCGATGCCGATCGTGCGCTTCGAAAGCCCTGACAGTGCTCGTTCAGCCAGCTGCAGTTTTCCCCCCTGCCAGCACAGGGTAAGAAAATAATCAGCTGACTCAGCGCTGATCTGTTGAACTGACATCTGTTCGAAAAAAGTCAGGCTTTCCTCAGGATTGCGGGTAAACAGAAGATACATGTACAATTCCGGAAAATTATTGCTCTCAGACTTCCAGGACTCGATCCTGGCATCCAGCAGATTCAGTTTTCTGTAAAGCTCGGTAATTTTGGCGATCATCACTCTGTCTCTTGTGATCCGGTAAAATTTCTCGTAATTCTCTAAAGCCTTGGCAGGATCCTCTTTTTTTTCATAAAACTGCCCTGCATAGCGGGCGTAAAATGGAGACGAGCCCAATGATTTGAGGCAAACTTCAACTTTGTCAAGTTCATCCAGGGAAAGATAGATTTGAAAGAGCTCCGTTAAAGCCAGCTCTTTTTCCACAGATTGCCCGTTTGTTTTGAGGTACTCATAATAAAAGATCGCCTGGGAGATCTCCCCCACCATAGTCATGATGCGGCCGATCTGCTGGGCTGCTACGCATTTTAAAACGGGGTTCTGCTCTTCTTCGAAAAACTGCTGATAACAGGAAAGGGCACTCTGATCTTCGCCTCTGGACGAATATTCATCAGCCTGCCGCAACAGTTCATCTCCTGCGAAAAGCGCGGTCGCGCAAAAGAATAACAGTAAAATCGAGCGCATTTCAGAATTTAGCCAGCAGTAAATTGATTTCTTTCAGCTCTTTTTTCACTACATCGAGTTGCAGTTTTACCAGTTCAGGCACTTTCTGCTCGATTTTTTTCAGGGTATCTATCACAACGGACTTTACGGGGGTAGGAGAGGTCATGAGCTCATCAAAAAGGCGCCGCACGACCAGGGCATCCGCTTTAACGGACAGTGCGTAGGAGGCGGAAGAAAACAGCACTGGGTCAGGTGAACGAAGCATGTGGAAGAGTTTGTCAGTGAAGCGTACTTCACCCATCTGGGCCAGCAGGTTGATGGCATTCACCCTGACCCTGTTATTTTCGTCTTCGATGCATGGCAGCACTGATTCAACTATCTGGTCGCGATTTTCCCTGGTCACGATCTTTTCCATGGCTTCGATGCTGTTTGCACGCACGCGTCCGTCTTTGTCGGACAGGAACGGGATGATCGCGGTAAGCACTGCCGGGCCGCCGCTCTTGGCACAGGCTTTGACCAGCGTAGCTTTTACGTATTCGTTCTTTTCACTCTCCAGCAGAGCCAGAAAATCCTGTGTGAAGTCGCTGCCCGGCAGCCTCGCCAGCACCAGCACTGCCTTGAAGCGCACATCGGAATTCCCGTCAGACATTGCCTTGCGCAGAAGCTGGCTGGCCACTGCGGATTTCATTTTTGACAGGGCTTCAATGGCCATCAAGCGCATCTGGACATTGGAAGATTCCAGCATTTCCTCGATGGCATGCAGGACTTCTTCTTTACCAAGCTTGGCCAGGGCGTTCACTACTTCGGCTTTCACCTCAGGTTTGGCAGAGGATAAAAGCGGCAGCAGTATGGGTACAATGGTTTTGCTTTCAGTAGCTCCCAAAGCTTTGATAGTGGAAAGGACGATCTCGATGTTGTCACCAGTAAGATGTTTCTTGAGCAGATGGATCGAATCATCTTTACCCAGCTTTCCGATTGCCAGGATCAATTCTGAGAGGATTGATTCATCCTTCTCAGTCGAATACATGTCGATCAAATGAGTGAAGAAACGGCTGTCTCCGATCTCTATCATGGCCCGGATCGTTAAACGCCTGATTTCCACATCATCGCTTTTCAGAAATGATGTGAGGCGGTTGGTTTCTTTCTGGCTTTCCAGAAAGTTCTTTCGAAATTCCGGTTCAGACAGCTTGACAATCAGGTTTTCCAGCCAGTACTTGATCTTCCCGGCAGCGGATTCTTCGCTGATCTGATGCCATTTCCCGTCTTCGTCGCGCTGCCAGTTTTCAAAATAATATTTGACGTATTTGATGTAAGCGAGTTTCCTGAGGTTCTTATCAAGCACATCCAGGTCCTGGACGGTTTTGGAAACTGAACGCTCCTGCCCGTCGATAAAAGCGACCTGACCAATGATCGTGACATAGCCGTTCTCGCACATCAAGCGCAGTTTTGTAAAATCGATCTTCCTGCGAATGAATTCCACACGCAGATTGTTGATAATCTTCAGATCCCTGATACTTCTAATAGCCATAATATGAATTTAGCATGAATTGAATGTGTTTTCAAATAGCATGAATCATGGTAGACAGTTGAACACTATTGATTTATTGGATAATATAATTCCATGATTCTCATGCAGATTGTCCGATTCCCAGCAATCAGTAAAGCGTCAGTTTACAGAAAATATTTCATCCCGTCTTTTTTCTTTATATTTTTTCTTTTCTCTGCAGGCTCTTCCTCTTCATCCTCATTCCCTGCCTCACCCTTTGGTTTGATGATCGTCGACAATTCCGCCACTAATGAAACAGTAATCGCATCCATGATCGGGACACATGAGATAAAATTTGTCCGCCCAGCCGCGATAAATCTTCAGAACTGGAATGGGGATCAGCCTGATGCCGGTCTTTTCCGGAACGCCGGATTCAAGTTGATCCTGACCATAAAAAGCGGAAAGACCGGGGCGTCAGATGCTTTCAAAAAAGAACTCTGTGAGCTCCTCGACAAATACAGACCCCTTGTTCTTTGCGTGGAAAATGAGGAAGACTCTCTGGAATCATTCCCCGGTACGCCTGACGAATATTCGATTGTACTCAAAGCTGCCTGCGAAATCGCACACAGCCGAGGCATCAAGTGCATAAACGGTGGGCTTTCAAGTTCATTCATTTCAGAACTGGTCTGGGACCATTATCAGGGTACTGAGGATCTCAGAGCTGCAAAGGATTTCGCTCTTCGCGCCTTCAATCCGGAGCAGCAAAAAATGCTTGCAACAGGCAGCAGCCGTGAAAAACTGGTCAGAATACTGGACAGAGGAAGGAAACTGCTGAAAATCTATCGCGATTCCGGAATCGATTTTATCAATTTTCACTGGTACATTTCCGATCCAAAATCTTTGGAAGAGACTGTCGGATTCCTGATCCGAGAAACCGGACTCCAGCC
The window above is part of the Candidatus Wallbacteria bacterium genome. Proteins encoded here:
- a CDS encoding HEAT repeat domain-containing protein codes for the protein MAIRSIRDLKIINNLRVEFIRRKIDFTKLRLMCENGYVTIIGQVAFIDGQERSVSKTVQDLDVLDKNLRKLAYIKYVKYYFENWQRDEDGKWHQISEESAAGKIKYWLENLIVKLSEPEFRKNFLESQKETNRLTSFLKSDDVEIRRLTIRAMIEIGDSRFFTHLIDMYSTEKDESILSELILAIGKLGKDDSIHLLKKHLTGDNIEIVLSTIKALGATESKTIVPILLPLLSSAKPEVKAEVVNALAKLGKEEVLHAIEEMLESSNVQMRLMAIEALSKMKSAVASQLLRKAMSDGNSDVRFKAVLVLARLPGSDFTQDFLALLESEKNEYVKATLVKACAKSGGPAVLTAIIPFLSDKDGRVRANSIEAMEKIVTRENRDQIVESVLPCIEDENNRVRVNAINLLAQMGEVRFTDKLFHMLRSPDPVLFSSASYALSVKADALVVRRLFDELMTSPTPVKSVVIDTLKKIEQKVPELVKLQLDVVKKELKEINLLLAKF
- a CDS encoding type II secretion system protein, translated to MNKKAFSFIELVMVMVIISIITAGLIASFEIMFDHARHSRAKAELSRIADLIRDYHNHMDKWPLELTDLPLESLSSTQRFDPWGVPYTILNYKVASVLYAKDGTIQLLNEREQFRFSRLYAFGQNGRGYAGVWLSSTGGESFSLLIDTASLPEPMTNPGFFNNLQYPQLNAGRIFIVNEGDNRLFSFSPENNDLRYSGLMLQSCLISRGIAWFMDSSSRLFFTTDGAVTYQMYKDYGSSPSAPVLYQDACFNNYMLWETDTLEIHSLTTGNRLEQYFPGNFQHFLQGSTEIYGYGSSGLYHLEKNAARNSYIPFGREGINDWKQIQSGSISKAWLFEDLIIVQGSSGEHQYFDNADQQWKDLAELWPGGPSTYGKIVCIYLVGQEYWVTATTGGTSVRLYHSLDSGASWTYCPERHGAASGPFLLGDSDFNTPFIYYRE